The following proteins are co-located in the Eptesicus fuscus isolate TK198812 chromosome 9, DD_ASM_mEF_20220401, whole genome shotgun sequence genome:
- the LOC103295424 gene encoding PRAME family member 8-like, with protein MTIRTPPTLLQLAGESLLRDQASAIAALEYMPAELFRLLFILAYHSRRYSSLKAMAQAWPYPVLPLGHLMQQPRLKVLKAVLDGLDLLLAQEVRPRRWKLRVLDLRDMGAKFRRMWCGDSTHKRSPTGRVTVHRSSPNMEHPLAPVEVFLDLNFNDRDRDELFMYVIQWAQQREGLLHLCCKTLRIAEVPFQRVRKVLDAVQLDCIQEVEVNCTWDLPTLGTFALYLGQMRNLQRLSLSYIHVLSEEDEEQEEEEEEQEEEEEEQEEEEWDKELQEEQESFSQFLSQMLRLQHLRELDMESPYFLRGRLDQMLRCLQTPLEKLTITHCRRLTHSDLTHLFQCPNLRQLKSLCLFGLSLIDFHPEPLGALLEAVAPTLQDLCLDNCAMVDSQVEAILPVLSRCHQLREFTISENNFSVATVGKLLRHTAGLHSLELELYPIPLECYTTQDTVNQERLALVRAELTGILRELGQPRTICLGTKYCNRCGISKFYDVEF; from the exons ATGACCATCAGGACCCCACCCACACTCCTgcagctggcaggagagagcctgctgagggaccaggcctcagCCATCGCAGCTCTGGAGTACATGCCTGCTGAGCTCTTCCGGCTGCTGTTCATCCTGGCTTACCATAGTAGACGCTACTCGTCCCTGAAGGCAATGGCTCAAGCCTGGCCCTACCCTGTCCTCCCTCTGGGGCACCTGATGCAGCAGCCTCGGCTCAAGGTCTTAAAAGCTGTGTTGGATGGGCTTGACCTTCTGCTTGCCCAGGAGGTTCGCCCCAG GAGGTGGAAACTGCGGGTGCTGGATTTAAGGGACATGGGTGCCAAGTTCAGGAGAATGTGGTGTGGAGACAGCACCCATAAGCGCTCACCGACAGGACGAGTGACTGTGCACAGGTCCAGCCCCAACATGGAGCACCCCTTAGCTCCCGTGGAGGTGTTCCTAGACCTTAACTTCAATGACAGGGACAGGGATGAGTTGTTCATGTACGTCATCCAATGGGCCCAGCAGAGGGAAGGGCTGCTACACCTGTGCTGCAAGACGCTGAGGATTGCTGAGGTGCCCTTCCAGAGGGTGAGGAAGGTCCTGGATGCGGTGCAGCTGGACTGCATCCAGGAGGTGGAAGTGAACTGCACCTGGGACCTGCCCACCCTGGGGACGTTTGCTCTTTACCTGGGTCAGATGAGGAACCTGCAGAGACTCTCTCTCTCCTACATCCACGTGTTGAGTGAGGAGGAtgaagagcaggaggaagaggaagaggagcaggaggaagaggaagaggagcaggaggaagaggagtgggACAAGGAactgcaggaggagcaggaatCCTTTTCCCAATTCCTCTCTCAGATGCTCAGGCTGCAGCACCTCAGGGAGCTCGACATGGAGTCCCCCTACTTCCTCCGAGGCCGTCTGGACCAGATGCTCAG GTGCCTGCAGACCCCCTTGGAAAAACTCACCATAACGCATTGCCGGCGCCTGACCCATTCAGACCTGACACACCTGTTCCAGTGCCCGAACCTCAGGCAGCTGAAGTCCCTGTGTCTGTTTGGCCTCAGTCTCATTGATTTTCATCCTGAGCCCCTCGGAGCTCTGCTGGAGGCAGTGGCACCCACCCTCCAGGACCTGTGCCTTGATAACTGTGCCATGGTGGACTCCCAAGTCGAGGCCATCCTGCCTGTCCTGAGCCGCTGCCACCAGCTCAGGGAGTTCACCATCTCTGAGAACAACTTCTCCGTGGCCACCGTGGGGAAGCTGCTGCGCCACACAGCCGGGCTGCACAGTTTAGAGCTGGAGCTGTACCCAATCCCTCTGGAGTGTTACACGACCCAGGACACTGTCAACCAGGAGAGACTTGCCCTGGTCCGGGCTGAGCTGACGGGGATACTGAGGGAGTTAGGACAGCCCAGGACTATCTGTCTTGGCACCAAGTACTGTAATCGATGTGGCATCAGTAAATTTTATGACGTGGAGTTTTAA
- the LOC129150191 gene encoding PRAME family member 12-like translates to MSIRTPPTLLQLAGESLLRDQALAIAALEHLPAELFPPLFIQAYLSRSHQSLKAMAQAWPFTVLPLGSMSQLSLDEGFKAVLDGLDVLLAQKVRPRRWKLRVLDLRNLGADFWRMWCGDSTLKRSPTGRVTVHRSSPNMVHPLAPVEVFLDLNFNDRDRDELFMYVIQWAQQREGLLHLCCKTLRIGEVPFQRVRKVLDAVQLDCIQEVEVNRILDLPTLGTFAPYLGQMRNLQRLSLPHIHVLAGEEEEQEEEEWDKELQEEQESFSQFLSQMLRLHHLRELDMESPSFLRGRLDQMLRCLQTPLDKLSMTNCRRLMHSDLTHLFQCQKLRQLKSLHLFGVSLADFQPEPLGALLEAVAPTLQDLGLDNCAMVDSQVEAILTVLSRCHQLREFTISENNFSVATVGKLLRHTAGLRSLEVELYPVPLECYTTPDTINQERLALVRAELTGILRELGQPRTICLGTKHCKRCGISKFYDVEFL, encoded by the exons ATGAGCATCAGGACCCCACCCACACTCCTgcagctggcaggagagagcctgctgagggaccaggccttggCCATTGCAGCTCTGGAGCACCTGCCCGCCGAGCTCTTCCCGCCACTGTTCATTCAGGCCTACCTTAGTAGAAGCCACCAGTCCCTCAAGGCGATGGCACAAGCCTGGCCCTTCACTGTcctccctctgggcagcatgTCCCAGCTGTCACTGGATGAGGGCTTCAAAGCCGTGTTGGATGGGCTTGACGTTCTGCTTGCCCAGAAGGTTCGCCCCAG GAGGTGGAAACTGCGGGTGCTGGATTTAAGGAACCTGGGTGCTGACTTCTGGAGAATGTGGTGTGGAGACAGCACCCTGAAGCGCTCACCGACAGGACGAGTGACTGTGCACAGGTCCAGCCCCAACATGGTGCACCCCTTAGCTCCCGTGGAGGTGTTCCTAGACCTTAACTTCAATGACAGGGACAGGGATGAGTTGTTCATGTACGTCATCCAATGGGCCCAGCAGAGGGAAGGGCTGCTACACCTGTGCTGCAAGACGCTGAGGATTGGTGAGGTGCCCTTCCAGAGGGTGAGGAAGGTCCTGGATGCGGTGCAGCTGGACTGCATCCAGGAGGTGGAGGTGAACCGCATCTTGGACCTGCCCACCCTGGGGACGTTTGCTCCTTATCTGGGTCAGATGAGGAACCTGCAGAGactctctctcccccacatccACGTGTtggcaggggaggaagaggagcaggaggaagaggagtgggACAAGGAactgcaggaggagcaggaatCCTTTTCCCAATTCCTCTCTCAGATGCTCAGACTGCATCACCTCAGGGAGCTCGACATGGAGTCCCCCTCCTTCCTCAGAGGCCGTCTGGACCAGATGCTCAG GTGCCTGCAGACCCCCTTGGACAAACTCTCCATGACAAATTGCCGGCGGCTGATGCATTCAGACCTGACACATCTGTTCCAGTGCCAGAAACTCAGGCAGCTGAAGTCTCTGCATCTCTTTGGCGTCAGCCTCGCCGATTTTCAGCCAGAGCCCCTCGGAGCTCTGCTGGAGGCAGTGGCACCCACCCTCCAGGATCTGGGCTTAGATAACTGTGCCATGGTGGACTCCCAAGTCGAGGCCATCCTGACTGTCCTGAGCCGCTGTCACCAGCTCAGGGAGTTCACCATCTCTGAGAACAACTTCTCCGTGGCCACCGTGGGGAAGCTGCTGCGTCACACAGCCGGGCTGCGCAGTTTAGAGGTGGAGCTGTACCCCGTCCCCCTGGAGTGTTACACGACCCCGGACACTATCAACCAGGAGAGACTTGCCCTGGTCCGGGCTGAGCTGACGGGGATACTGAGGGAGTTAGGACAGCCCAGGACTATCTGTCTTGGCACCAAGCACTGTAAGCGATGTGGCATCAGTAAATTTTATGACGTTGAGTTTTTATGA